A genomic window from Ananas comosus cultivar F153 linkage group 22, ASM154086v1, whole genome shotgun sequence includes:
- the LOC109727677 gene encoding bifunctional protein FolD 4, chloroplastic-like has translation MAPSVLSDSSSAVAAPRLVPPMQRNLLQARAHALRFHRSVSVPWRFSGLASSRSAVSRVRGLARAAPVAMTSDTSAKIIDGKSVANQIKDEIAGEIARMKDAIGIVPGLAVILVGARKDSQTYVRNKKKACEAVGIKSYEAHLPEDSTEEEVLRHISVFNEDPSIHGILVQLPLPRHMNEENILNAVSIEKDVDGFHPLNIGRLAMQGRQPLFVPCTPKGCMELLHRYGVEIKGKRAVVIGRSNIVGTPAALLLQKANATITIVHSYTKNPEEITRQADIVISAAGVANLVRGSWIKPGAVVIDVGINPVDDAESPRGYRLVGDVCYEEASKVASAITPVPGGVGPMTIAMLLSNTLDSAKRIHNFK, from the exons ATGGCCCCGTCCGTCCTCTCCGACTCCTCCTCGGCGGTGGCCGCGCCGCGGCTTGTTCCCCCCATGCAGAGGAATCTGCTACAAGCCCGTGCCCATGCGCTCAGATTCCACCGCTCCGTTTCGGTTCCGTGGCGATTTTCGGGGCTTGCCTCGTCTCGCTCCGCCGTGTCGCGAGTTCGGGGTTTGGCCAGAGCTGCTCCAG TGGCTATGACCTCTGATACCTCTGCTAAAATCATTGACGGGAAGTCGGTCGCAAATCAAATAAAGGATGAAATTGCTGGAGAAATAGCTAGGATGAAGGATGCGATCGGCATAGTTCCGGGTTTAGCTGTCATTCTAGTCGGGGCTAGGAAGGACTCTCAAACTTACGTCCGTAACAAGAAGAAAGCTTGTGAAGCTGTTGGCATCAAGTCTTATGAAGCTCATTTGCCTGAAGACAGCACGGAGGAAGAAGTTCTTAGGCATATATCGGTCTTTAATGAGGATCCATCAATTCATGGAATTTTGGTTCAGTTGCCTCTGCCTCGA CATATGAATGAAGAGAACATTTTGAATGCCGTTAGTATTGAGAAAGACGTCGATGGTTTCCACCCCCTGAACATAGGTCGTCTTGCAATGCAAGGTCGGCAACCCTTGTTTGTTCCCTGTACTCCTAAGGGATGCATGGAATTGTTACACAGGTATGGTGTTGAAATCAAGGGGAAGAGAGCTGTTGTAATTGGCCGCAGCAACATCGTGGGGACCCCTGCTGCTTTGTTATTACAG AAAGCCAATGCAACCATAACCATTGTGCACTCATACACTAAAAATCCAGAGGAAATAACCAGGCAAGCAGATATTGTCATCTCAGCTGCTGGAGTTGCCAATTTGGTGAGGGGTAGCTGGATAAAACCTGGAGCTGTGGTGATAGACGTCGGTATCAATCCGGTCGAT GATGCTGAGAGCCCTCGAGGTTACCGGCTGGTCGGCGATGTGTGCTATGAAGAGGCTTCGAAGGTAGCTTCGGCGATCACGCCAGTTCCTGGCGGGGTGGGTCCGATGACCATAGCAATGCTTCTGTCTAATACACTCGATTCAGCAAAAAGGATCCACAACTTCAAGTGA